In a genomic window of Nostoc sp. UHCC 0870:
- a CDS encoding CmpA/NrtA family ABC transporter substrate-binding protein has product MTKFTRRNFIAAGGAAFLSTTLSHRSAAIPSNAGLYAGNGDAPEVTGVKLGFIPVTSACPLIVAKAKGFFAKHGMPNVEVLKQPSWAVMRDKLMLGSGNEGLDGAHLLFPMVYLMATGEISYGRKVPMYILARLNLNGQGVSVTNAYQDLKLGLDSSSLKSVFAKKSLGGENVRCAIPYRRVTGDFFMRWWLAYGGIDPDKDVSLIVVPPPQMVANMRGGSMDAFCVVDPWHHRLIKQGIGYSTVTSGELWNNHPEKALGVRAEWVDKHPKAAKALLAAVLEAQMWCDRPENKAELFQILSQRQWIGVPNEFLRDRLLGKFDYGNGRVVENSPHAIKFWRENASYPYKSHDLWFFIEDMRWGNRPKDFNPQPIINTVNREDLWREAAKLIGQEKAIPASTSRGVEKFFNGLEFDPQNPQAYLNAPKIRS; this is encoded by the coding sequence ATGACAAAGTTTACTAGAAGAAATTTTATAGCAGCTGGTGGTGCAGCGTTTTTATCTACAACTCTTAGTCATCGTTCTGCGGCTATCCCATCTAATGCAGGTTTGTATGCTGGTAATGGTGATGCGCCCGAAGTAACAGGGGTAAAACTCGGTTTTATACCAGTGACTAGTGCTTGTCCCTTGATTGTGGCTAAAGCTAAGGGGTTTTTTGCCAAGCATGGAATGCCTAATGTTGAGGTGTTAAAACAACCTTCTTGGGCGGTGATGCGTGACAAACTGATGTTAGGTTCAGGTAATGAAGGGTTGGATGGCGCACATTTGCTGTTTCCAATGGTGTATTTGATGGCCACTGGTGAAATTAGCTATGGGCGTAAAGTTCCGATGTATATTTTGGCTCGGTTAAATCTTAATGGACAGGGTGTTTCTGTCACCAATGCTTATCAAGATTTAAAACTTGGGCTAGATAGTTCTTCACTCAAGTCGGTATTTGCTAAAAAAAGTTTAGGTGGGGAAAATGTGCGCTGTGCTATACCTTATCGCCGGGTGACAGGTGACTTTTTTATGCGTTGGTGGTTAGCTTATGGTGGGATTGATCCAGATAAAGACGTGTCATTGATTGTAGTTCCACCACCGCAGATGGTAGCGAATATGCGGGGCGGTTCAATGGATGCTTTTTGTGTGGTAGATCCTTGGCATCATCGCTTGATTAAACAAGGAATTGGTTACTCTACTGTTACTAGTGGCGAGTTATGGAATAATCACCCAGAAAAGGCTCTAGGAGTGCGTGCTGAATGGGTAGATAAACATCCCAAAGCAGCCAAGGCTTTATTAGCGGCTGTGTTGGAAGCGCAAATGTGGTGCGATCGCCCGGAGAATAAAGCAGAACTGTTTCAGATTTTATCTCAACGCCAGTGGATTGGAGTACCTAATGAATTTTTGCGCGATCGCCTCTTGGGTAAGTTTGATTATGGCAATGGACGCGTAGTTGAAAATAGCCCCCATGCGATTAAATTCTGGCGGGAAAATGCCTCCTATCCCTATAAAAGCCATGACTTGTGGTTCTTCATTGAAGATATGCGCTGGGGTAATCGCCCCAAAGATTTTAATCCCCAACCAATTATTAATACAGTCAATCGGGAAGACTTATGGCGAGAAGCCGCCAAACTCATCGGACAAGAAAAAGCCATCCCCGCTAGTACATCACGCGGAGTAGAAAAATTCTTTAACGGCTTAGAATTTGATCCCCAAAATCCCCAAGCTTATCTCAATGCTCCCAAAATTCGGAGTTAG
- a CDS encoding alpha/beta hydrolase yields the protein MGRRGKSLKLVAGFLSALAVTQFFGVNTSAKAADTVVVRYGLFAESIPLADLQTAARTGEFPSSLNTITKRLSEEQRRSLLGMLRMRIPLNVVTLSRLLNTQIGTTILNDLSTAVVRKDKAGAEALRAALVLGSTSSQGLSMLSFIAAYPSQRLEINVPQAFAVMGSFNNAFWRTQQFMLSLSPQLAPKSSQINLPFDPSQPGSASVQVLNLNFNDQTRTRNIPVDVYWSTAANANKPLIVFSHGLGSIRTDLRYLAEHLASHGYIVAALEHPGSNQTNTNLAIQGKTRIVKPQEFLERPKDISFVLDELAKVNQTAGNSLEGKLATNNAMVVGYSFGGGTALALAGGELQLAGLKQRCQKKLATFSIGETIQCIAQELPENTYQLRDNRIKQAIALSPTTSLMFGDTGLAKVEVPTLILASSADKTTPALTEQIMGFSKITSPKWLAGVIGGTHLSVKDPSTTLDQADQPNTPLSGGEIVGEQAADVRKFVQAIALAMAAQLTPEAEKYAIFLTPDYAQAASTKVFPFRIVRDIPTPVFK from the coding sequence ATGGGAAGACGTGGAAAAAGTCTCAAACTGGTTGCTGGTTTCTTGAGCGCACTGGCTGTAACACAGTTTTTTGGGGTTAACACCTCTGCAAAGGCGGCTGATACGGTGGTGGTGCGTTATGGCTTGTTTGCAGAATCAATTCCTCTGGCTGATTTGCAAACCGCCGCTAGAACAGGAGAATTTCCCAGCAGTTTAAATACGATTACTAAGCGGTTATCTGAAGAACAGCGTCGCTCTCTTTTGGGGATGCTGAGAATGAGAATACCTCTAAATGTGGTGACTCTGAGTAGGTTACTTAATACCCAGATAGGTACAACTATCCTCAACGACCTCTCAACGGCTGTAGTTCGCAAAGATAAAGCGGGTGCAGAAGCTTTAAGAGCTGCGTTGGTACTAGGCTCTACTTCTTCTCAGGGTCTATCTATGCTCAGTTTTATTGCTGCTTATCCAAGTCAACGCTTGGAAATTAATGTTCCCCAGGCTTTTGCTGTGATGGGAAGCTTCAATAATGCTTTTTGGCGTACTCAGCAGTTCATGCTTTCCCTGTCTCCCCAACTTGCGCCTAAATCTTCCCAAATTAATTTACCCTTTGACCCCAGCCAACCAGGTAGCGCGTCTGTACAAGTGCTGAACTTGAATTTTAATGATCAAACGCGGACTCGCAATATTCCTGTTGATGTTTACTGGTCAACTGCGGCCAATGCCAACAAACCTCTAATTGTATTTAGTCATGGTTTGGGATCAATTCGCACTGATTTACGCTATTTAGCAGAACATCTGGCTTCCCACGGTTATATAGTTGCAGCTTTAGAACATCCTGGTAGTAATCAAACTAACACTAATTTAGCTATTCAAGGTAAAACCAGAATTGTTAAACCCCAAGAGTTTTTAGAACGTCCTAAAGATATTAGTTTTGTTTTAGATGAGTTAGCAAAGGTCAATCAAACAGCAGGTAATTCTCTAGAAGGGAAACTAGCCACTAATAACGCGATGGTGGTGGGTTATTCTTTTGGTGGTGGGACGGCTTTAGCACTGGCTGGAGGCGAATTACAACTAGCCGGACTCAAGCAACGGTGTCAGAAAAAATTAGCTACTTTCAGTATTGGGGAAACTATCCAATGTATTGCCCAAGAATTGCCCGAAAATACCTATCAACTGCGGGACAATAGAATTAAACAAGCGATCGCACTTAGTCCGACAACCTCATTAATGTTTGGCGACACTGGTTTAGCTAAAGTAGAAGTACCTACCTTGATTTTGGCTAGTTCCGCAGATAAAACCACCCCGGCTTTAACTGAACAAATCATGGGATTTAGTAAAATTACCTCTCCCAAATGGTTAGCGGGTGTGATTGGTGGAACACATTTAAGTGTCAAAGACCCCAGCACCACCTTAGACCAAGCAGATCAACCCAATACACCCCTGAGTGGCGGTGAAATTGTCGGTGAACAAGCTGCTGATGTGCGAAAATTTGTACAGGCGATCGCTTTGGCAATGGCAGCACAACTTACACCCGAAGCTGAAAAATACGCGATTTTTCTCACTCCAGATTATGCTCAGGCAGCATCTACAAAGGTCTTTCCTTTCCGCATAGTTAGAGATATTCCAACCCCTGTCTTTAAGTAA
- the rsmD gene encoding 16S rRNA (guanine(966)-N(2))-methyltransferase RsmD — MSLRIYGNRQIKTLPGQETRPTSARVREAVFNIWQGEISGCRWLDLCTGTGSMGAEALCREASLVVGIEKSSRACAVIQQNWQTVAQSNQKWQVLRGDVIQQLKHLSGQQFDRIYFDPPYASGLYQQVLEAIAHYQLLDANGEIAVEHNPQGWTEIVIPNWEICREKVYGNTALTFYRIMDEVVESRESGLNE; from the coding sequence ATGAGTCTAAGAATTTACGGGAATCGCCAAATTAAAACTTTACCAGGGCAAGAAACCCGACCCACCAGTGCGCGGGTTAGGGAAGCAGTTTTTAATATTTGGCAGGGAGAAATATCAGGTTGTCGCTGGCTGGATTTATGCACCGGTACGGGTTCAATGGGTGCAGAAGCTTTGTGTCGAGAAGCCAGTTTGGTGGTCGGAATTGAAAAATCAAGCCGCGCCTGTGCTGTGATTCAACAGAATTGGCAGACAGTGGCACAGTCAAATCAAAAATGGCAAGTATTGCGCGGCGATGTCATCCAGCAGCTAAAGCACTTATCAGGGCAGCAGTTTGACAGAATTTATTTTGACCCACCCTATGCTAGTGGATTATATCAGCAGGTATTAGAAGCGATCGCTCACTATCAATTATTAGATGCCAATGGTGAAATCGCTGTTGAGCATAATCCTCAAGGGTGGACAGAGATAGTAATTCCCAACTGGGAAATTTGTCGTGAAAAGGTTTACGGTAATACTGCGCTGACCTTTTACAGAATTATGGATGAGGTAGTGGAGAGTCGGGAGTCGGGATTAAATGAGTAA
- the hisH gene encoding imidazole glycerol phosphate synthase subunit HisH, producing the protein MPVIAVVDYDMGNLHSVCKGLEKAGATPKITHSPKELAQADAVVLPGVGAFDPAMQHIRERDLEQPIKDTIASGKPFLGICLGLQILFESSAEGTQPGLGIVKGKVRRFVHEPGITIPHMGWNQLQLTQPKSILWEHLPHDPWVYFVHSYYVDPIEAQIRAATVTHGTQTITAAIAHENLMAVQFHPEKSSNIGLQILSNFVSQVREKIAA; encoded by the coding sequence ATGCCAGTTATTGCGGTTGTAGACTATGACATGGGAAATTTGCATTCTGTTTGTAAGGGATTAGAAAAAGCTGGAGCGACTCCTAAAATTACTCATTCCCCCAAGGAATTAGCTCAAGCCGATGCCGTTGTCTTGCCAGGAGTGGGAGCATTTGATCCGGCAATGCAACATATCCGCGAGCGAGATTTAGAGCAACCGATTAAAGATACAATCGCATCTGGCAAACCCTTCTTAGGCATCTGTTTAGGACTACAAATTCTCTTTGAATCCAGTGCCGAAGGAACGCAACCAGGACTAGGAATTGTCAAGGGAAAAGTGCGGCGGTTTGTCCATGAACCGGGAATTACAATTCCCCACATGGGTTGGAATCAGCTGCAATTAACTCAGCCAAAAAGTATTTTGTGGGAGCATTTACCCCATGACCCTTGGGTATATTTTGTGCATTCCTACTATGTTGACCCTATTGAGGCGCAAATCCGGGCTGCAACTGTTACCCACGGTACGCAAACCATTACAGCTGCCATTGCCCATGAAAACCTGATGGCAGTACAATTTCACCCAGAAAAATCCTCGAATATTGGGTTGCAAATTTTGTCTAATTTCGTTTCGCAAGTACGGGAAAAAATCGCCGCATAA
- a CDS encoding pyroglutamyl-peptidase I family protein, which yields MKKRILLTSFDTWLDDQHSNSSDDLLFEVSKLDSLPYDLKFLRLLPVDIELASYRVMAKIETYQPDYIVCCGMAASRQKLSLELGARRGESFLQTTIDVKKLVSGAKATYISDDCGKFVCEGLYYSVLNYLEQNKLAAHCIFVHVPVLNQENFIEILTDFLLIIHNIALL from the coding sequence ATGAAGAAAAGAATACTATTAACTTCTTTTGACACTTGGCTTGATGATCAGCACTCAAATTCTTCTGATGATTTATTATTTGAAGTCTCTAAACTTGACTCACTCCCCTATGATTTAAAATTTTTGCGCCTGTTACCTGTAGATATCGAGCTTGCTAGTTATCGGGTGATGGCAAAAATAGAGACATACCAACCAGATTACATCGTCTGTTGTGGCATGGCTGCTAGTCGGCAAAAATTAAGTCTAGAACTTGGTGCTAGGCGTGGAGAAAGCTTTTTACAGACAACAATTGATGTCAAAAAATTAGTGTCAGGAGCAAAGGCAACTTATATTAGTGACGACTGCGGTAAATTTGTTTGTGAAGGCCTTTATTATTCCGTACTGAACTACTTAGAACAAAATAAACTGGCGGCACATTGTATATTTGTTCATGTTCCAGTTTTAAATCAAGAAAATTTTATAGAGATTTTGACAGATTTCTTATTAATTATTCACAATATCGCACTTTTATAA
- a CDS encoding efflux RND transporter permease subunit, with amino-acid sequence MLNSILNQILKTSIVQRWFIVICAILVTVWGVFTVTQMPLDVFPEFAPPQVDIHTEATGLAPEEVESQITVPIESAVNGLPGVTTVRSSSKVGLSMVQVVFDQEADIYKARQSVTERLQQVTNQLPEGVHPPEISPLASPLGTILQYAFTVNGQGKTSLMDLRRLVDTTLSNQILSVPGVTQVTVYGGDERQEQVLVDPEKLRSLNVSLTEVTNAAKGANSNAPGGFLIGGGQELLVRGIGQVKSIADLQQSVVKVQEGKPILLKDVAEVKTGAALKRGDASFNGQPAVVMMINKQPDVDTPTVTKAVETVLQSLQSTFPPDVQLARTFRQSNFIDTAIANVSSSLIQGIIIVSVIMLLFLMNWRTAVITLSAIPLSLLIGLMFMKAFGLGINTMTLGGLVVAIGSVVDDSIVDMENCYRGLRTNQAQGNPKHPFQVVYETSVQVRLAVIFSTVIIVVVFAPIFSLTGVEGNIFAPMGFAYLLSICASTLVAMTLSPALCAILLANQTLPQEGTFISRWAERLYRPLLNLSLRSPQIILGVALAALVAAFAIVPSLGRVFLPEFQEKSLVNSMVLFPGVSLDMTNRAGIALSSALKDNPLYEWVQIRAGRAPGDADGAGVSMAHVDVELSDRALQDREASIKQLRQEFNKLPGVASNIGGFISHRMDEVLSGVRSAIAVKIFGPDLIELRKIGEQVRDVIQPITGIVDLQLEPQLPIRQVQIHYDRTAAATYGLSMEQLSNVVETALNGRVVSQVAENQQLIDISISLTEKARNSLDAIRAIPIITPTGQTIQLGAVAKVEYGMGANVVNREDVSRLIVVSANVADRDLGSVVGDIQSQIQQKIKLPNGYFIQYGGQFESEQRATNNLLVFSILAAIAIAVLMFFSVKSLSATIAIMLNLPLALVGGIISIALSGGVISIASLIGFITLFGVAVRNGLLLVDNYNNKFAQGMLLKDVIVNGSLERVNAILMTALTSALGMLPLAIASGAGNEILQPLAIVVLGGLFTSTALTLLVIPALYAKFGKQLMPQQKPVLINQTWSN; translated from the coding sequence ATGTTGAACTCCATTCTCAATCAGATTCTCAAAACCTCAATTGTCCAGCGTTGGTTTATAGTTATCTGTGCGATTCTAGTAACGGTCTGGGGAGTGTTCACTGTCACCCAGATGCCACTGGACGTTTTTCCTGAATTTGCGCCCCCCCAGGTGGATATTCACACCGAAGCAACTGGATTAGCTCCAGAGGAAGTGGAATCACAAATTACCGTGCCGATTGAAAGCGCGGTGAATGGTTTGCCGGGGGTGACTACGGTGCGTTCTTCCTCCAAAGTCGGGCTATCGATGGTGCAGGTGGTCTTTGACCAAGAAGCCGATATTTATAAAGCCCGGCAATCGGTAACAGAACGACTCCAGCAGGTGACAAATCAGTTACCTGAAGGGGTGCATCCGCCGGAAATTTCACCGTTAGCATCGCCATTGGGTACGATTTTACAGTATGCCTTTACTGTGAATGGGCAGGGGAAAACCTCGCTGATGGACTTGCGCCGTCTGGTGGATACTACCCTGAGCAACCAAATTTTGTCTGTACCGGGAGTCACCCAAGTCACCGTTTACGGTGGGGATGAACGACAGGAACAAGTGTTAGTTGATCCAGAAAAATTGCGATCGCTCAATGTTTCGCTGACCGAAGTGACCAATGCTGCCAAAGGCGCAAATTCCAACGCTCCTGGTGGATTCTTAATTGGTGGTGGTCAAGAACTGTTGGTGCGGGGTATTGGGCAGGTAAAATCAATTGCAGACTTGCAGCAATCTGTGGTCAAGGTGCAAGAAGGGAAACCGATTTTGCTCAAAGATGTGGCGGAAGTCAAAACGGGTGCGGCACTGAAGCGGGGAGATGCTAGTTTTAATGGGCAACCGGCTGTGGTAATGATGATTAACAAACAGCCTGATGTTGATACCCCCACGGTGACAAAAGCAGTAGAAACGGTGTTGCAATCTTTGCAATCCACCTTTCCCCCTGATGTGCAGTTGGCGCGGACGTTCCGGCAGTCTAACTTTATTGATACTGCCATTGCCAATGTCAGCAGTTCCCTAATTCAAGGCATCATCATCGTGTCAGTGATTATGCTGTTATTTCTGATGAATTGGCGTACTGCCGTAATTACTCTGAGTGCAATTCCTCTGTCACTGTTGATTGGCTTAATGTTCATGAAAGCTTTTGGCTTGGGCATTAACACTATGACCTTGGGCGGTTTAGTCGTAGCCATTGGTTCAGTTGTGGATGACTCAATCGTGGACATGGAGAACTGCTATCGCGGACTGCGAACCAATCAGGCGCAGGGCAACCCGAAGCATCCCTTTCAGGTAGTGTATGAAACCTCTGTACAGGTGCGGTTAGCCGTGATTTTTTCCACGGTGATTATCGTAGTCGTGTTTGCACCAATTTTTAGTTTGACGGGCGTTGAAGGCAACATTTTTGCACCGATGGGTTTTGCATATTTGCTTTCAATCTGCGCGTCTACTTTGGTGGCCATGACCCTTTCACCTGCCCTGTGTGCAATTCTGCTGGCAAACCAAACCCTACCGCAAGAAGGTACATTCATTTCCCGTTGGGCAGAACGGTTGTATCGTCCATTGTTAAATCTATCGCTGCGATCGCCTCAAATTATTCTGGGTGTAGCACTTGCAGCCTTGGTTGCTGCTTTTGCGATCGTTCCCTCCCTCGGACGGGTGTTTCTCCCCGAATTTCAGGAGAAATCATTGGTCAATTCAATGGTTTTATTTCCAGGGGTTTCCCTAGATATGACCAATCGGGCTGGGATAGCACTGTCTAGTGCGCTTAAAGATAATCCTTTGTATGAGTGGGTGCAGATACGGGCAGGACGCGCTCCAGGAGATGCAGATGGGGCGGGGGTGAGCATGGCTCATGTGGACGTAGAACTGAGCGATCGCGCCCTCCAAGACCGCGAAGCCAGTATTAAACAATTGCGGCAGGAGTTCAATAAACTGCCTGGTGTAGCATCTAATATTGGTGGATTTATTTCTCACCGCATGGATGAAGTGCTGTCTGGGGTCAGAAGTGCGATCGCTGTGAAAATCTTTGGCCCTGATTTAATTGAACTGCGAAAGATTGGCGAACAAGTGCGAGATGTGATTCAGCCCATTACCGGAATTGTAGACTTGCAGCTTGAACCCCAACTGCCCATTCGTCAGGTACAAATTCATTATGATCGCACGGCTGCTGCAACCTATGGATTGAGTATGGAGCAGTTATCAAACGTTGTGGAAACTGCCTTGAATGGTCGTGTAGTGTCGCAAGTGGCAGAAAATCAGCAGCTTATTGATATTTCTATCTCTTTGACGGAGAAAGCCCGCAATAGTTTAGATGCCATTCGCGCTATTCCCATCATTACCCCAACTGGTCAAACTATCCAACTGGGTGCGGTTGCGAAAGTAGAGTACGGGATGGGAGCAAATGTTGTAAATCGGGAAGATGTATCACGGCTGATAGTTGTTTCGGCAAACGTCGCCGATCGCGATTTGGGCAGTGTCGTTGGCGATATTCAGTCCCAAATTCAACAGAAAATCAAACTCCCCAATGGCTACTTCATCCAGTACGGTGGACAGTTTGAGTCAGAGCAGCGTGCTACTAATAATCTACTGGTATTTAGTATTTTGGCAGCGATCGCCATTGCGGTGTTGATGTTCTTCTCCGTTAAATCACTCTCCGCGACAATCGCCATCATGCTCAATCTGCCTTTGGCTTTGGTGGGTGGTATTATCTCCATTGCCTTGAGTGGCGGTGTGATTTCGATCGCTTCTCTAATCGGTTTCATTACCCTATTTGGTGTTGCTGTCCGCAATGGCTTGTTGTTGGTAGACAACTATAACAATAAGTTTGCTCAGGGAATGCTCCTTAAAGATGTGATTGTCAACGGTTCTCTAGAACGAGTTAATGCCATTTTGATGACTGCACTCACTTCTGCGCTAGGGATGCTGCCTTTGGCGATCGCCAGTGGGGCTGGAAATGAAATTCTGCAACCCTTGGCAATTGTCGTTTTAGGCGGTTTATTTACATCTACAGCTTTGACTTTATTAGTTATTCCGGCTCTCTACGCCAAATTTGGCAAACAGTTGATGCCTCAACAGAAACCCGTTTTGATTAACCAAACATGGTCAAACTAA
- a CDS encoding cobalt transporter — protein MKPFMLVSSILAASLIISAPTVVFAHVGHGDEFQATGGIDRVKVNSQTDQLLGIVVTPIASSAKAGSAVMIPVTALVDADGKQIVFVQYKNFYEPVEVTTGATKGELIAVTKGLSVGEKLVTQGSLSLYAESRKTQTADTAPSPVASATPKTDAAHAQADAKGIPHSHDASGNLVSQAGETTQQSGGFPMGIVAGVGGGVVLVGGAIALIVGNRKNKGGV, from the coding sequence ATGAAACCTTTTATGCTAGTGAGTTCCATTCTGGCAGCCAGTTTAATTATCAGTGCTCCCACAGTTGTATTTGCTCACGTTGGACATGGTGATGAATTTCAAGCAACGGGCGGCATTGATCGCGTGAAAGTCAATTCCCAAACCGATCAACTATTAGGTATTGTTGTCACGCCGATCGCCTCCTCTGCCAAAGCTGGATCTGCTGTCATGATTCCGGTGACGGCATTGGTTGATGCTGATGGCAAGCAGATAGTCTTTGTGCAGTATAAGAATTTTTATGAGCCAGTAGAAGTCACCACCGGCGCGACTAAAGGCGAACTAATCGCTGTCACCAAAGGATTGTCAGTTGGGGAAAAGCTCGTTACCCAAGGTAGTTTGTCGCTCTATGCTGAATCGCGCAAAACTCAAACCGCCGATACAGCACCCAGTCCAGTTGCAAGTGCCACTCCTAAAACTGATGCAGCCCATGCTCAGGCAGATGCTAAAGGAATACCTCATAGCCATGATGCTAGCGGTAATCTCGTCTCACAGGCTGGTGAAACAACTCAGCAATCGGGCGGATTCCCAATGGGTATTGTAGCAGGAGTTGGTGGTGGAGTTGTGCTTGTGGGCGGAGCGATCGCCCTTATCGTAGGCAATCGCAAGAACAAGGGAGGCGTTTAA
- a CDS encoding alpha/beta fold hydrolase, whose protein sequence is MKFWFKWIAIGFLFPVIILFLGLFLYEYWSRIYLAKKYPPPGQLVDVGDSDSKRLRQRKLHLHCEGEGDVTVVLEDGLGPIGSLGWGKVHPPVAQFTKVCAYDRAGIMWSDPSPHPPTADKIAQDLHTALNQAGINPPYVLVGLSMGGIYSRVFAERYPDEVVGMILVDSAHPEQEERFPPAPVNLKPSPINLWLTRQLATMGILRLSHHLPNPNAKRIPPEMLPKLKAFFPQSVRAVQAEAKLFHENLHRVKGRKSLGDRPLIVLTAAKPVPLDKVPRGFTKEYLQKERGVWQELQAELSALSARSRHIISEESSHLMYFDQPELIIDAIHDVVNEVLRDHEL, encoded by the coding sequence ATGAAATTTTGGTTTAAATGGATTGCCATAGGTTTTCTATTTCCAGTGATCATCCTGTTTTTAGGACTTTTTCTTTATGAGTATTGGTCAAGAATCTACTTGGCAAAAAAGTACCCGCCACCAGGTCAATTAGTCGATGTTGGAGATTCTGATTCTAAGAGGCTTCGGCAACGCAAACTGCACCTGCATTGTGAGGGTGAGGGAGATGTGACAGTTGTATTAGAAGATGGGCTAGGGCCGATTGGCTCACTAGGTTGGGGAAAAGTGCATCCGCCTGTAGCCCAGTTTACAAAGGTTTGTGCCTACGATCGAGCAGGAATTATGTGGAGTGACCCCAGCCCACATCCTCCTACAGCAGACAAAATTGCCCAAGACTTACATACAGCTTTGAATCAGGCTGGTATTAACCCACCCTATGTGTTGGTGGGGCTTTCTATGGGCGGTATCTATAGTCGGGTCTTTGCTGAACGGTATCCTGATGAAGTGGTAGGCATGATCTTGGTGGATTCAGCCCATCCAGAACAGGAGGAGCGCTTTCCTCCTGCACCAGTAAACCTTAAACCTTCCCCAATCAACTTATGGTTGACCCGGCAATTGGCGACAATGGGAATCCTGCGCTTAAGTCATCATTTACCGAATCCCAACGCTAAACGCATTCCTCCAGAAATGCTACCAAAGCTTAAAGCCTTTTTTCCGCAATCTGTCCGTGCAGTGCAAGCTGAAGCGAAATTGTTTCATGAAAATCTGCATCGAGTAAAAGGAAGGAAATCATTGGGCGATCGCCCCTTAATTGTGTTGACAGCAGCGAAGCCCGTTCCCTTGGATAAGGTTCCCCGTGGCTTTACGAAAGAGTATCTTCAAAAGGAAAGAGGCGTTTGGCAAGAACTCCAAGCTGAACTTTCAGCCCTATCTGCGAGGAGCCGACATATTATTTCAGAGGAGAGCAGTCATCTCATGTATTTTGATCAGCCAGAATTGATCATAGATGCTATTCATGATGTCGTAAACGAAGTTTTACGGGATCATGAGTTGTAA
- a CDS encoding type II toxin-antitoxin system VapB family antitoxin, whose protein sequence is MGWSSIQITFNLDESLLNEAFQLTNLTTQEELMNLALQKFVRSRRKKNLLDLAGQIQFAPGFDYQALRENRHVAEGGENECFHYQ, encoded by the coding sequence GTGGGTTGGTCATCTATACAAATTACCTTTAACCTTGATGAATCGCTTCTCAACGAAGCTTTTCAACTGACTAACCTCACCACCCAAGAAGAATTGATGAATCTTGCTCTACAAAAATTCGTGAGATCGCGCCGTAAGAAAAACCTTCTCGACCTTGCGGGACAGATTCAATTTGCCCCAGGTTTTGATTATCAAGCCCTACGTGAAAATCGTCATGTTGCTGAAGGAGGAGAGAATGAGTGTTTCCATTATCAATGA
- a CDS encoding PIN domain-containing protein, translating into MSGRYLLDTNIIIALFADEAIVKSNLAQANEVFIPSFVIGELCYGARMKSR; encoded by the coding sequence ATGAGTGGTAGGTATTTGCTCGATACCAACATCATCATTGCTCTTTTTGCAGATGAAGCGATCGTCAAAAGCAATCTTGCTCAAGCCAACGAAGTTTTCATTCCAAGTTTTGTGATTGGTGAGTTGTGTTATGGAGCCAGGATGAAATCCAGGTGA
- the rppA gene encoding two-component system response regulator RppA, translated as MRILLVEDEPDLGLAIKQVLISERYVVDWVTDGTEAWLCLESQWTEYTVAIVDWLLPEMSGLQLCQKLRLHQNPLPVLMLTALGQPENRVAGLDAGADDYLVKPFVMEELLARLRALQRRSPQLQPSTLTVAGFTLDTANNVLRVNSDGSTPLVIPLTTKEFQLLMYLMQNPNRIIPGSKLRHQLWDMDEEPISNVVAAQMRLLRRKLANHGCYCPIETVPGAGYRFNSQHE; from the coding sequence ATGCGAATTTTACTTGTGGAAGATGAACCGGATTTGGGACTGGCAATCAAGCAAGTCCTGATTAGCGAAAGATATGTGGTGGATTGGGTAACAGATGGCACTGAAGCATGGCTGTGCCTGGAAAGCCAGTGGACAGAATACACAGTTGCTATTGTTGATTGGCTGCTTCCCGAAATGTCGGGATTACAGTTATGTCAGAAGCTCAGACTACACCAAAATCCCTTACCAGTGCTGATGCTGACTGCTTTGGGTCAGCCAGAAAATCGCGTGGCGGGGCTGGATGCGGGCGCGGATGATTATTTAGTCAAACCGTTTGTGATGGAAGAATTGCTGGCACGGTTGCGGGCCCTTCAGAGGCGATCGCCTCAACTACAACCTTCTACCCTGACTGTTGCAGGTTTTACTCTGGATACAGCAAACAATGTCCTACGAGTAAATTCAGATGGATCTACGCCCCTAGTCATTCCCTTAACCACCAAAGAATTTCAGCTGCTCATGTATTTGATGCAGAACCCCAATCGCATCATTCCCGGTAGTAAATTGCGTCATCAACTTTGGGACATGGACGAAGAACCGATTAGTAATGTAGTTGCGGCGCAAATGCGCTTATTACGGCGCAAGTTAGCAAATCATGGCTGTTACTGCCCGATTGAAACTGTTCCCGGTGCTGGCTATCGCTTTAATTCTCAACATGAATAG